One window of Lepeophtheirus salmonis chromosome Z, UVic_Lsal_1.4, whole genome shotgun sequence genomic DNA carries:
- the LOC121130214 gene encoding uncharacterized protein has translation MCTSAYTTLEDLKNEIEGAPEKIKKFECSYCPISFKRYGDLRRHIEGVHFKIKKFQCCFCSSSFTNSGNLKIHIEGVHEKIKKFQCSYCSSSFTRSGNLKTHIDGVHLKIKNFQCSYCSSSFTQSASLRIHIEGVHEKIKKFHCTYCTSSFTNSGHLKTHIEGVHEKIKKFKCTYCPSSFTQSGSLKTHINGAHEKIKKFNCTYCSSSFVNSGSLKTHINSVHEKTNKLKCSYCSSTFTLSGNLKKHIEGVHEKIKKFQCSYCSSSFTRLGGLNRHIEGVHEKIKNFQCSYCSISFTQKAHLKIHIENIHEKIKKFQCGSCFSSFTRIGGLKMHHKTHHS, from the coding sequence atgtGCACTAGTGCTTATACAACCTTGGAAGACTTAAAAAACGAAATTGAAGGAGCTCCTGAGAAGATCAAAAAATTCGAATGTAGTTACTGCCCTATATCTTTTAAACGTTATGGGGACTTGAGAaggcatattgaaggtgttcattttaaaataaaaaaattccaatgttgTTTTTGCTCCAGTTCTTTTACAAACTCTGGAAACTTGAAGattcatattgaaggtgttcatgagaaaataaaaaaatttcaatgtagttactgctccaGTTCTTTTACACGCTCTGGAAACTTAAAGACTCATATTGATGGTgttcacttaaaaataaaaaacttccagtgtagttactgctctagttcttttacacaatctgcAAGCTTGAGGattcatattgaaggtgttcatgagaagattaaaaaatttcattgtacTTACTGCACTAGTTCTTTTACAAACTCTGGACACTTAAAGAcccatattgaaggtgttcatgagaagataaaaaaattcaaatgtacttACTGtcctagttcttttacacaatctggaaGCTTGAAAACGCATATAAATGGTgctcatgagaagataaaaaaattcaattgtacttactgctctagttcttttgtAAACTCTGGAAGCTTGAAGACTCATATTAATAGCGTTCATGAGAAGACTAATAAACtcaaatgtagttactgctctagtaCGTTTACACTCTCTGGAAATTTGAAGAAGCATATCGAAGGTGTccatgagaagattaaaaaattccaatgtagttactgctctagttcttttacacgaTTAGGAGGCTTGAATAgacatattgaaggtgttcatgagaagataaaaaatttccaatgtagttactgctctataTCTTTCACACAAAAAGCACACTTGAAgattcatattgaaaatattcatgagaagattaaaaaattccaatgtggTTCCTGCTTTAGTTCTTTTACACGAATAGGAGGCTTGAAGATGCATCATAAGACTCACCATAGTTAG